The Malus domestica chromosome 06, GDT2T_hap1 genome has a segment encoding these proteins:
- the LOC103420383 gene encoding uncharacterized protein At5g50100, chloroplastic, whose translation MAMRAAASACKIGGRQRNPSLSSVPLSLQQLKLHQIQPQRFISAPPINQPGFKSSVRAISGAAADPLTPKKENDREQTPQNWKIKMLYDGDCPLCMREVDMLRERNKRYGTIKFIDISSDDYSPEENQGLDYKTVMGNIHAVLSDGTVVTDVEAFRKLYEQVGLGWVYAITKYEPIATIAGAVYGVWAKYRLQITGRPPLEEVLELRKKNKGEVCKDAKDCKLPE comes from the exons atggcaATGAGGGCAGCTGCTTCAGCATGTAAAATTGGAGGAAGGCAAAgaaacccttctctctcttcagttcctctctctctccaacaACTCAAGCTCCATCAAATTCAACCCCAAAGATTCATATCAGCCCCTCCTATTAACCAACCTG GGTTTAAGTCTTCCGTAAGGGCTATAAGTGGGGCAGCTGCAGATCCTTTAactccaaagaaagaaaatgatcgAGAACAAACACCTCAGAATTGGAAGATTAAAATGCTCTATGACGGGGATTGCCCTTTATGCATGCGAGAG GTGGACATgctgagagagagaaataagcGATATGGTACCATCAAGTTTATTGACATAAGTTCAGATGACTACTCGCCAGAGGAGAATCAAGGGCTGGACTACAAGACT GTAATGGGAAACATTCATGCCGTCCTCTCTGATGGAACTGTGGTCACTGATGTCGAA GCATTCAGAAAGCTCTACGAGCAAGTGGGGCTCGGATGGGTATATGCCATAACCAAATACGAACCT ATTGCAACAATAGCTGGTGCTGTATATGGCGTTTGGGCTAAATATCGTCTTCAAATCACAG GCCGGCCACCCCTAGAAGAGGTTTTAGAGTTGCGAAAGAAGAACAAG GGAGAAGTATGTAAAGATGCAAAAGATTGTAAACTTCCAGAGTAA